The genomic window ATATTCCTTTGATTCAGGAATTGGCAAGGAGGTCCTGGGAAAACGCTTATGCCGAGATACTTTCCGGTGAACAAATGGAGTATATGTTGAGTACCATGTATTCTTATGATGAAATTGCGGGACATTTACAAAATTCAAATTACCGGTATTATTTAATTCAAGATGAAAACAATAATGCTTATGACGGTTTTATCGGTTTTGAAAATGACTATGAAGAGAAAACGACAAAGCTTCACCGAATTTATCTGGTTCCGGAAAGTAAAGGAAAAGGAGTAGGGAAAAAAGCATTGTTGTTTTTAAACGAAAAAGTTACCGAATACGGAGATAGAAGAATTATTTTAAATGTGAATAAATATAATTCTGCAAGAAATTTCTATGAATCTCAAGGCTATAAAGTCTATGATGAGGGCGTTTTTGATATCGGGAATGGTTTTGTAATGGATGATTTTTTAATGGAACATCTTTTACCAAGCTAAAAATTATATAACATTTTATTATAATTCTATAATAGGTGAATTTATTTATCTTGGCATATTTGCATATATCAAGTCGCATATAAATATAAGATACATATACTTTGTTATTAGCATTTTTAGCTTTTTAGTAAGTATATTTTTTTTTCATCCTTAGTGTTTAATTCCTGTATTGAATAGATACAGGAATTTTTTTGTAGTACTATATCACTTGTAATTGAAATAATGAGTATATTTACTTAGAATATAAACACATTAGGATTAGGATGAAAATGTATGTTAAGTTTGATTTCAATGCCCTCTGCAGGAAAGTATTGGATGAAAAGTTGAAAGAATACGGATTGAAATACCGGATGCTTGATTTTGGTGAAGTTGAGCTTTATGAAGACTTTACCCAGGAGCAGCATCTTGTCCTTAAAAAAAAGCTTCAAGATTATGGTATTGAGATTATCGAAAGTCAGAAAATAGCCTTGGTACAGAAAATAAAAGATGCTATCGTAGGGCTTGTTTTCACAGAAAATAATATTTCTATAAAAGCTTCTATTTACATTGCCGAAAAATTGAACCACAGCTACGGATACTTGTCGAATCTGTTCTCGGAAATTACGTATACCTCAATAGAAAACTTTATTATTATTCAAAAAATTGAATATGCCAAAGAATTGATGATGAGTAATAAATACAGCTTGACAGAAATTTCATTAAGACTAAACTATTCGAGTGTAGCCCATTTAAGCAGCCAGTTTAAAAATATCACAGGTCTTACACCCTCCCAATTTTTAAAGATTATTGGAAAGAGAAAAAATCTGAAAGAAGTTGAATTAAGTACTAAAAATACTATATGAATAAGGAGTTCTTGAATGTTGCATTATTCGATTCTAATGTACATCATCTTATAGTTCTTAAAAAAATATTTCAGGAGCATAGAATAAAGATAAGATATACAGATTTTAGTAATGAAGAAGATTTTGCTATTTATTTAGACAAATCGGTTTCGGGGATTCCAGATGTGGTATTTATTAACTATAAAGATGTTTATAATGCTGATTTCCGGATTGTTAGGAGTAAGATCAGCGATATAAAATATAATGCCGCAATATGTATTGTCTATGCTGATGACTTATCAGATAGTGAAATAGATGATATTCTTATTGCCGGAGCGAATGTTTTTTTGAAAAATAATGATGATTATAGCAAATTGAAAAAGTTTGTCTCAGAAATTATTATGATGGCTTGGCAATATCAAACTTCAGGGCTAAACAAGAGTAATTTTATCATGAAAATAGGCTGATCATCAAATAAGTTATACACTACATAATATTCACGTTAAGGTGATAATTATATAAAAAATAATGATAATGATGTAATTTTTTTTTGTCAGTATGTGTCAATTTTGTATTAGAAATTAGTAACACAAATAAACTATATAAAAAACACAATGCTTGGGAAGTTAGAATTATCTCTTGAATCTTAGATAAACGTTAGTTAAACAAAATGAATGATTAGAGTTTCCAATTTAAGCGCAGAAGATCTTTAAATAAAACGGTACAATCATGAAAACTCAAAAGTTAAAAGAATTTTCTTTTAGCCCAAATAGTTGGTTTTTATAATAATATTTGGAAACTCAATTCATTTTGTTTTTTATTTGCCTTTCAATTTCTTCTTAATAACAGTTTTAGAAAAGCCGTGGAATTTTTTTTACGGCTTTTTTTATGAAATTTTACTCCATTTATTTTTTCCTCGATAATATCTCAGATAATAGTTTTTGATCAGTTGATTGTCTGAGCGGCTGAGCATAGGATCGGTTTCAAGAATTTTATCAACGGTTTTTTTTGTTAATTTGATAATAGCCGAATCTTCAATTAAATCCAACCTTTTAAAATCTACAACACCGCTTTGCTGGGTTCCCAGAATATCTCCGGGACCGCGAAGTTTCATGTCTACTTCGGAAATTTTAAAACCATCGTTGGTATCTGTCATTGTTCTGATACGGGTTCTGCTGTCGGAAGATAATTTATCGGAAGTCATCAGGATACAATAGCTTTGTTCTGCGCCCCGACCTACACGGCCACGCAATTGATGAAGCTGTGACAAACCGAATCGTTCTGCGCTTTCAATTACCATTACAGAAGCATTCGGAACATTTACACCCACTTCAATGACGGTGGTTGCGACCATAATTTCTGCTTTTCCCGAGGCAAAATAATTCATTGCTGCATCTTTCTCATCAGGTTTCATTTTCCCGTGGAGCATGGTCACATTATACTTCGGAAAATTATCCATCACATTTTCCAGTCCTACCATCAGGTTTTTATAGTCCAGTGTTTCGGATTCCTCGATTAACGGATACACAAAATAAACCTGCCTTCCTTTCTGAATTTCCTCTCTGCAGAAGTTGTAAACATAAGCCCTGTCTTTTTCCCGCCTGTGAGCCGTTATGATCGGTTTTCTTCCAACCGGCATTTCATCGATCACGGAAACGTCAAGATCAGAATAAAAACTCATAGCCAATGTTCTGGGAATAGGAGTGGCAGTCATCACCAGAATATGAGGCGGAATTTTGTTTTTGGCCCAAAGTTTTGCCCGTTGCGCAACTCCGAATCTGTGCTGCTCGTCGATAATCGCTAAACCAAGATTTTTGAACTTTACTTTGTCTTCCAATACAGCGTGAGTTCCTACCAAAATAGAAAGCTCTCCGTTTTCAAGCTGTTCATGAATGATTTTTCTTTCGGATGCTTTAGTAGAGCCCGTTAAAAGACGTATGTTTATCCCTGTTTCAGCAAGCAGATCCTTTATACCGTTGTAATGCTGTTGAGCAAGAATTTCCGTAGGAGCCATCATGCAGCTTTGAAAACCATTATCCATGGCAATAAGCATGGTGAGTAAAGCTACCATTGTTTTTCCGGAACCTACATCACCCTGCAAAAGCCTGTTCATCTGGATGGGCTTTTTCATGTCCTGACGAATTTCTTTCAAAACTCTTTTTTGTGCTCCGGTAAGTTCAAAAGGAAGATTATTTTCATAGAAACCCGTGAAAAAATCACCTACAATAGGAAAAGGATTGCCGTGTGACTGTGTTTTATGATGGAGTTTTTTTAAAGCATACCCCAGCTGAAAAAAGAAAGATTCTTCAAACTTCAATCTGTAGTTGGCTTTTTCAAAATGTTCCAGATCTTTTGGGAAATGGATATTCAGATAAGTATGCTGCCGTGATAAAAACTTAAAATGTTTCATCATGTACTCAGGCATGTTTTCTTCAATCAGACTGGGAATTTCTTTACAGATATTTCTTAAAACAGTCTGAAAGAATTTCTGATTCAAACCTCTTTTGGTAAGTTTTTCAGAACTTGGATAAATCGGTTTTAAACGATTATCGGTATCCTTTTTTTCTTCAATTTCAATTTCCGGATGAGGCATTGAAAATTGATGGTTAAAAACATTAATCTTTCCGAAAATATAAATTTCCTTATTCACCGGAATTTG from Chryseobacterium camelliae includes these protein-coding regions:
- a CDS encoding GNAT family N-acetyltransferase, with translation MKFIKATENDIPLIQELARRSWENAYAEILSGEQMEYMLSTMYSYDEIAGHLQNSNYRYYLIQDENNNAYDGFIGFENDYEEKTTKLHRIYLVPESKGKGVGKKALLFLNEKVTEYGDRRIILNVNKYNSARNFYESQGYKVYDEGVFDIGNGFVMDDFLMEHLLPS
- a CDS encoding helix-turn-helix domain-containing protein, whose translation is MKMYVKFDFNALCRKVLDEKLKEYGLKYRMLDFGEVELYEDFTQEQHLVLKKKLQDYGIEIIESQKIALVQKIKDAIVGLVFTENNISIKASIYIAEKLNHSYGYLSNLFSEITYTSIENFIIIQKIEYAKELMMSNKYSLTEISLRLNYSSVAHLSSQFKNITGLTPSQFLKIIGKRKNLKEVELSTKNTI
- the recG gene encoding ATP-dependent DNA helicase RecG, giving the protein MNLETSIEYVKGIGPEKAKLIKNVLGVSTVEDLLNFYPIRYLDKSKVHKVSQLNHVNTDVQLKGKITSIQEIQTGKTKRLSAKFNDDTGSMDLVWFQYSKWLKEQIPVNKEIYIFGKINVFNHQFSMPHPEIEIEEKKDTDNRLKPIYPSSEKLTKRGLNQKFFQTVLRNICKEIPSLIEENMPEYMMKHFKFLSRQHTYLNIHFPKDLEHFEKANYRLKFEESFFFQLGYALKKLHHKTQSHGNPFPIVGDFFTGFYENNLPFELTGAQKRVLKEIRQDMKKPIQMNRLLQGDVGSGKTMVALLTMLIAMDNGFQSCMMAPTEILAQQHYNGIKDLLAETGINIRLLTGSTKASERKIIHEQLENGELSILVGTHAVLEDKVKFKNLGLAIIDEQHRFGVAQRAKLWAKNKIPPHILVMTATPIPRTLAMSFYSDLDVSVIDEMPVGRKPIITAHRREKDRAYVYNFCREEIQKGRQVYFVYPLIEESETLDYKNLMVGLENVMDNFPKYNVTMLHGKMKPDEKDAAMNYFASGKAEIMVATTVIEVGVNVPNASVMVIESAERFGLSQLHQLRGRVGRGAEQSYCILMTSDKLSSDSRTRIRTMTDTNDGFKISEVDMKLRGPGDILGTQQSGVVDFKRLDLIEDSAIIKLTKKTVDKILETDPMLSRSDNQLIKNYYLRYYRGKNKWSKIS